In Primulina eburnea isolate SZY01 chromosome 3, ASM2296580v1, whole genome shotgun sequence, one DNA window encodes the following:
- the LOC140826657 gene encoding protein transport protein Sec61 subunit beta-like: protein MANGGAGPQRGTAAAAAANLRRRRTAGGGAAGGAGGTMLQFYTDDAPGLKISPNVVLVMSIGFIAFVSVLHVMGKLYFARKD, encoded by the coding sequence ATGGCAAATGGTGGAGCTGGACCACAAAGAGGAACGGCAGCAGCTGCTGCTGCCAACCTTCGTCGTCGGAGAACAGCTGGCGGTGGGGCTGCAGGTGGAGCAGGTGGTACCATGCTGCAGTTCTACACTGATGATGCTCCAGGGCTCAAGATTTCCCCCAATGTTGTGCTTGTGATGAGCATTGGCTTCATAGCTTTTGTTTCAGTTCTTCATGTCATGGGTAAGCTGTACTTTGCCCGCAAAGATTAG